One Chlorobaculum limnaeum genomic window carries:
- a CDS encoding intermembrane phospholipid transport protein YdbH family protein, with protein MKWLARIIGLLLLLAALAVFGAWLAFPWYAQALIDRATAGKGIVVKLHSPGRPGLSGIRFDRLDATIHVKPDSCSTTASTFALTLQHGRLSWRSIAGSATPALALRLDADAVSGRQMPSEIRFRQANPSLRARLDFHEAAGLLPSVTPDSIAVTIRRGQAEVGQLRLEEISYDLLLTRSRDWVQQPARFTARSLFSGSARTPLSSFEATFGLQRDPRNPCTLKFRNCSVELFGLRATTPEVEYSLRNKRTAFVLKLRNVPLDRFSPASGRAALTGEVSGSVPVEYLGSTIRLSDGIVDAAKGAAITFSTGKTKLSFDAGRRPGGPPLIGGLNARVTLDATSGAVSAIRLDSLSARLFGGRIESTPTRYDLRSGKTAVTIKIDNAPILDRLRLGGEFSGPMKGRISGTIPLRLDRNGVAITSARLAAQGGGSIRQTLPRRPSGEEKLFSNAASSVVLWELSDPAVTLSREATGKLTMNVALKSIERKTGGGKLLLAAPKGTLTMFAIPGKPSLITFSDFSAGLLDGSVSVDRMEYDLATKHTETVVQLDGIPIQSLLDLQGASKLSATGTIRAAIPVVLDNNAFSIPDGSMDAEKSGLIIYASTPEERAAAGAGLRLTYEALGNFFYSELVSTITMTPDGNSTISIQLKGRNPEFQNNRPVNLNLNIEQNLLDLLRSLTISSEIEEEISKKVLEQSGGKKGGK; from the coding sequence GTGAAGTGGCTTGCGCGCATCATCGGCTTGCTGCTCCTGCTCGCGGCTCTTGCGGTGTTCGGAGCGTGGCTGGCCTTTCCGTGGTACGCACAGGCGCTCATCGACCGCGCGACCGCTGGCAAAGGCATCGTCGTGAAACTGCACAGCCCCGGGCGTCCGGGGCTGTCGGGCATCCGCTTCGACCGGCTCGACGCCACGATCCACGTGAAGCCGGACTCCTGCTCGACCACCGCTTCGACTTTCGCGCTGACGCTTCAGCATGGCCGCCTCTCATGGCGAAGCATCGCCGGAAGCGCCACGCCAGCGCTCGCGCTCCGGCTCGACGCCGACGCCGTTTCGGGGCGGCAGATGCCATCGGAGATCCGCTTCCGGCAAGCCAATCCGAGCCTCCGGGCGCGCCTCGATTTCCATGAGGCGGCGGGCCTGCTGCCATCGGTTACGCCCGATTCGATAGCCGTCACGATCAGGCGCGGCCAAGCCGAGGTGGGGCAGTTGCGCCTCGAAGAGATTTCGTACGACCTGCTGCTCACCCGCTCGCGCGACTGGGTGCAGCAACCCGCCCGCTTCACCGCCCGATCGCTTTTTTCCGGCAGCGCCAGAACGCCGCTCTCCAGTTTCGAGGCGACCTTCGGCCTGCAACGCGATCCCCGCAACCCCTGCACGCTGAAATTCAGGAACTGTTCAGTCGAACTCTTCGGCCTCAGGGCCACGACGCCTGAAGTCGAGTACAGCCTCAGGAACAAGCGCACGGCCTTCGTGCTCAAGCTCCGCAACGTGCCTCTCGACCGGTTCTCGCCCGCTTCGGGACGAGCCGCGCTCACCGGCGAGGTCAGCGGCTCCGTGCCGGTCGAATACCTCGGCTCCACGATCCGCCTCAGCGATGGCATCGTCGATGCCGCCAAGGGCGCGGCGATCACCTTCAGCACCGGCAAAACGAAACTCTCCTTCGATGCCGGACGCCGTCCGGGCGGGCCGCCGCTCATCGGAGGCCTCAATGCCCGGGTAACGCTCGACGCCACGAGCGGCGCGGTATCGGCGATCCGCCTCGACTCGCTCTCGGCGCGGCTTTTCGGCGGGCGGATCGAATCGACGCCCACGCGCTACGATCTCCGGTCGGGCAAGACGGCGGTTACGATCAAGATCGACAACGCCCCGATTCTCGACCGCCTCCGCCTGGGCGGCGAGTTCAGCGGCCCGATGAAGGGACGGATTTCCGGCACGATTCCGCTCCGCCTCGACCGCAACGGCGTGGCGATCACCAGCGCCCGGCTCGCCGCGCAAGGGGGCGGCTCGATCCGGCAGACGTTGCCCAGGAGACCCTCCGGCGAGGAGAAGCTGTTCTCGAACGCCGCAAGCAGCGTGGTGCTCTGGGAGTTGAGCGACCCCGCTGTCACGCTGAGCCGTGAGGCGACGGGCAAGCTGACGATGAACGTCGCCCTCAAAAGCATCGAGCGCAAAACCGGCGGCGGCAAGCTGCTCCTCGCCGCGCCGAAAGGCACGCTCACGATGTTCGCTATTCCCGGCAAGCCATCGCTGATCACCTTTTCTGACTTTTCGGCGGGCCTGCTCGACGGCTCGGTCTCCGTCGATCGCATGGAGTACGACCTCGCGACGAAACACACCGAAACCGTTGTGCAGCTCGACGGCATTCCGATCCAGTCGCTGCTCGACCTTCAGGGCGCGTCGAAGCTCTCCGCCACCGGCACCATCCGCGCCGCCATCCCGGTGGTGCTCGACAACAACGCCTTCAGCATTCCCGACGGCAGCATGGACGCGGAGAAGAGCGGCCTCATCATCTACGCGAGCACGCCGGAAGAGCGGGCCGCCGCCGGAGCCGGGCTGCGCCTCACCTACGAAGCGCTCGGCAACTTTTTCTACTCGGAGCTGGTCTCGACCATCACCATGACCCCCGACGGCAACTCCACGATTTCGATCCAGCTCAAAGGTCGCAACCCCGAATTCCAGAACAACCGTCCGGTAAACCTGAACCTCAACATCGAACAGAACCTGCTCGACCTCCTCAGAAGCCTCACCATCTCGTCGGAAATCGAAGAGGAAATCTCGAAAAAGGTGCTGGAGCAGAGCGGGGGGAAGAAGGGAGGGAAGTAG
- a CDS encoding DUF86 domain-containing protein, translated as MDEKIKKFLYDINECIENITAFTKGYDLDSFAVDTRTKQAVERNFEIIGEAINNIRKYDPSISDQIRESNKIVGFRNQLIHGYDMISDPITWDIIKNKLPLLAEDISKFDIDV; from the coding sequence ATGGATGAGAAGATCAAAAAATTTCTTTATGATATTAACGAATGTATTGAGAATATTACTGCATTCACAAAGGGATATGATCTTGACAGCTTCGCTGTTGACACACGGACCAAACAAGCCGTTGAACGAAACTTTGAAATAATCGGTGAAGCTATCAATAATATCCGCAAATACGATCCGTCCATTTCTGATCAAATACGCGAGTCGAACAAGATTGTCGGTTTTCGCAATCAACTCATTCATGGTTATGATATGATTTCCGATCCAATAACCTGGGATATAATCAAAAACAAGCTTCCACTGCTTGCCGAAGACATCTCAAAATTTGATATTGACGTATAA
- a CDS encoding nucleotidyltransferase family protein codes for MNIEDHLDKLNEACKRFNIRRLYLVGSFASGKNTEKSDVDFLVSFNDLSTDGIADRYFGFLDFLKEELHEDVDLIEESAIKNPFFRNSINRNRKLIYG; via the coding sequence ATGAACATCGAAGATCATCTCGACAAGCTCAATGAAGCCTGTAAGCGCTTTAATATCAGGCGCTTATACCTTGTTGGGTCTTTTGCCTCTGGTAAAAATACCGAAAAGAGCGATGTGGATTTTCTTGTCAGCTTTAACGATCTCTCAACTGACGGCATCGCGGATAGATATTTTGGATTCCTGGATTTTCTCAAAGAAGAACTTCATGAAGATGTAGATCTTATCGAAGAATCGGCGATCAAAAATCCATTTTTCAGAAATTCCATAAACAGAAACAGGAAACTTATCTATGGATGA
- a CDS encoding DUF1643 domain-containing protein has translation MKQTFKHRPGLHIEAEFSKENSPVFRYRLSATKTGASNNPKSVCAIMQNPSYACVEFADKSVQVLERVVFEKPYPEFEGVERLIIVNQFAFIQTNDFAGRNDQVGRNNDAAIESALSEAEIILLAWGKDNGFSDRKETIERMIEKQKDKVLLQLAGIHHELFMTALLKNIAPNKAISLGRQKAPLVPRSGFCRR, from the coding sequence ATGAAGCAAACTTTCAAACATCGTCCAGGGCTCCACATTGAGGCGGAATTTTCGAAAGAAAATTCCCCTGTATTTCGCTATCGACTGAGTGCAACTAAGACCGGTGCGAGCAATAATCCGAAGTCTGTCTGTGCCATCATGCAGAATCCAAGCTATGCGTGTGTCGAGTTTGCAGATAAATCAGTTCAGGTGTTGGAGAGGGTCGTATTTGAAAAGCCATATCCTGAATTTGAGGGCGTAGAGCGTTTAATAATTGTAAATCAATTTGCATTCATTCAAACAAATGATTTTGCAGGTAGAAACGATCAGGTGGGCAGAAACAATGATGCCGCAATTGAAAGTGCATTGAGTGAGGCAGAAATCATTCTGTTGGCGTGGGGAAAGGACAATGGGTTCAGTGATAGAAAAGAAACCATTGAAAGAATGATAGAAAAACAGAAAGATAAAGTTTTGTTGCAACTAGCAGGCATCCATCACGAGTTATTTATGACGGCTTTATTAAAGAATATCGCACCTAACAAGGCAATTTCACTCGGACGTCAAAAAGCGCCGCTCGTTCCTCGCTCTGGTTTTTGCCGCCGGTGA
- a CDS encoding type II toxin-antitoxin system HicB family antitoxin has product MKFSVTIDRDEDGVWIAECPSIPGCVSQGATKDEALENIKEAIQLCLEVRAEKGVPLTIETSQVEVNA; this is encoded by the coding sequence ATGAAATTTTCAGTAACCATCGATCGGGATGAAGACGGCGTGTGGATTGCTGAGTGCCCTTCGATTCCGGGATGTGTAAGTCAAGGCGCAACAAAAGATGAAGCGTTGGAAAACATCAAGGAAGCCATTCAACTGTGCCTGGAGGTACGTGCTGAAAAAGGAGTTCCATTGACGATAGAGACAAGTCAAGTTGAGGTAAATGCCTGA
- a CDS encoding DUF2023 family protein, whose product MKVLIHHIYEYRKGLRSLVMHTLPARHMLEATAKLRRCGIDYHIHDVGKAHINVFFGASECVAVVRSICGGKKLNDLTPEEDFVLGSMLGYDIRKQCERYMKKRSARSKEAVMHKCA is encoded by the coding sequence ATGAAAGTACTGATTCATCATATCTACGAATACCGCAAAGGGTTGCGGAGCCTGGTCATGCACACCTTGCCTGCCCGGCACATGCTCGAAGCGACGGCAAAACTGAGGAGATGCGGCATCGACTACCACATTCACGACGTCGGCAAGGCGCACATCAACGTCTTTTTCGGCGCATCGGAGTGCGTGGCGGTCGTCCGTTCGATCTGCGGCGGCAAGAAGCTCAACGATCTGACGCCGGAAGAGGATTTCGTGCTCGGCTCGATGCTCGGCTACGATATTCGCAAGCAGTGCGAGCGCTACATGAAAAAGCGGTCGGCCCGGTCGAAGGAGGCCGTCATGCACAAATGCGCCTGA
- a CDS encoding 4Fe-4S binding protein — translation MSLKITEECTFCAACEPECPVNAISAGSDLYLIDASACTECEGYADQPACVSVCPAECIVKA, via the coding sequence ATGTCACTGAAAATCACCGAAGAGTGCACCTTCTGCGCCGCCTGCGAACCCGAGTGCCCGGTCAACGCCATCAGCGCGGGAAGCGACCTTTACCTCATCGACGCCTCGGCCTGCACCGAGTGCGAGGGTTATGCCGACCAGCCCGCCTGCGTCTCCGTCTGCCCGGCCGAGTGCATCGTCAAGGCGTAA
- a CDS encoding metal-dependent transcriptional regulator has product MTRQRSGSANNAHSGGKPAQLSESSEMYLQVIWRLTEKGGEVSVSDIARAMGHTLSTVSEKIVRLTVGGFLRHEWREGVSMTPKGRKAACRTLRKRRLLETFLFRMAGYGIHELHEEACRLEHLISERLSDALDRMLGYPMHDPHGHPIPVRDGSVRKELLEPLSAVDEGRMVRIAQLRSADPEVLEYAARLGLLPGKSCTVIQKAPFQGPLTIADGSERVAIAFEIAAIIDVQAGQDERFPEADGGGESLAL; this is encoded by the coding sequence ATGACGCGCCAAAGGAGCGGGAGCGCGAACAACGCCCATTCCGGCGGAAAACCGGCACAGTTGAGCGAGTCGAGCGAGATGTACCTCCAGGTTATCTGGCGGCTCACCGAAAAGGGGGGCGAGGTGTCGGTGAGCGACATCGCCAGGGCGATGGGCCACACCCTTTCGACGGTCTCCGAAAAGATCGTGCGGCTGACGGTGGGCGGATTTCTCCGCCATGAGTGGCGCGAAGGGGTGTCGATGACGCCGAAGGGGCGGAAAGCCGCCTGCCGCACCCTCAGGAAGCGGCGGCTGCTCGAAACCTTTCTCTTCAGGATGGCGGGCTACGGCATTCACGAGCTGCACGAGGAGGCGTGTCGGCTGGAGCATCTGATTTCGGAGCGGCTCTCCGACGCGCTCGACCGGATGCTCGGCTACCCGATGCACGATCCGCACGGCCACCCGATTCCGGTGCGGGACGGCTCCGTCAGAAAAGAGCTGCTCGAACCGCTCTCGGCGGTCGATGAAGGGCGGATGGTGCGCATTGCCCAGTTGCGGAGCGCCGATCCCGAAGTGCTCGAATATGCTGCCCGGCTCGGCCTCTTGCCCGGCAAGAGCTGCACGGTCATACAAAAGGCCCCTTTTCAGGGGCCATTGACCATCGCTGATGGCTCGGAGCGGGTTGCCATTGCCTTCGAGATCGCCGCGATCATCGATGTTCAGGCCGGGCAGGATGAGCGTTTCCCCGAGGCCGACGGCGGCGGCGAGTCGCTCGCGCTGTGA
- a CDS encoding flavodoxin codes for MNKTAVVWASQTGNTKEAAELIAEQIGRERIDLFDVADIPACRLSEYDMLIIGTSTWGAGELPHGWRQAVGALDKLDFTGKTVAFFGLGDQLVYGDWYVDAMGILHDRFVSLGAKVVGAWPNDTYEFSSSRALRDGMFVGLALDADNQEHLTRERIRRWVCSIRPCLP; via the coding sequence ATGAACAAAACAGCCGTGGTCTGGGCGTCGCAGACCGGAAACACCAAAGAGGCCGCCGAGCTGATCGCCGAACAGATCGGTCGGGAGCGCATCGATCTGTTCGACGTGGCCGACATACCGGCGTGCCGGTTGTCTGAATACGATATGCTGATCATCGGAACCTCGACCTGGGGCGCGGGCGAGCTTCCGCACGGCTGGCGACAGGCGGTCGGTGCGCTCGACAAACTTGATTTTACGGGGAAAACCGTCGCCTTTTTCGGACTTGGCGACCAGCTCGTCTATGGCGACTGGTATGTCGATGCGATGGGGATTCTGCACGACCGCTTCGTTTCGCTCGGCGCGAAGGTGGTTGGCGCGTGGCCGAACGACACCTACGAATTTTCCTCCTCGCGGGCCTTGCGTGACGGCATGTTCGTTGGCCTGGCGCTCGACGCCGACAATCAGGAGCACCTGACAAGGGAGCGGATTCGCCGGTGGGTCTGCTCGATCAGGCCCTGTCTGCCATGA
- a CDS encoding ferritin: protein MLSNTILDKLNRQVNLEAGSSNLYLHMSAWLLSQSLDSTAAFFRAHAEEERAHMMKLFDYINETGALARIGDVALPDVNWSTHIELLEAAYSHECAVTASINELVDAALQEKDYSTLNFLQWYVAEQHEEEHIFSSMLHKARIVDTMEGRARFRFDEEIRKSALNQGWVHQHHAGNLPHHAVSGGGAGQE from the coding sequence ATGCTCAGTAACACCATTCTCGACAAGTTGAATCGCCAGGTCAACCTCGAAGCGGGGTCATCCAATCTTTACCTGCACATGAGCGCCTGGTTGCTCTCGCAGTCGCTCGACAGCACGGCGGCCTTTTTCCGCGCCCACGCCGAAGAGGAGAGGGCGCACATGATGAAGCTCTTCGATTACATCAACGAAACCGGCGCGCTTGCGCGTATTGGCGATGTCGCTCTGCCCGATGTCAACTGGAGTACGCATATCGAGCTGCTCGAAGCGGCGTACAGTCACGAATGCGCGGTCACCGCATCCATCAACGAACTGGTCGATGCGGCTTTGCAGGAGAAAGATTACTCGACCCTCAACTTCCTCCAGTGGTATGTCGCCGAGCAGCACGAGGAGGAGCACATCTTCAGCTCGATGCTGCATAAGGCCCGCATCGTCGATACCATGGAGGGGCGCGCCCGCTTTCGCTTCGACGAAGAGATTCGCAAGTCGGCGCTGAATCAGGGGTGGGTTCACCAGCATCACGCCGGCAATCTTCCGCATCACGCCGTCAGCGGAGGTGGCGCGGGGCAGGAGTGA
- a CDS encoding FeoC-like transcriptional regulator — protein sequence MTLTDIRDYLRQERSASLKEISSHFKADASLVESMLDQWILKGRVVARRSDASGSACCGKCGGAGHVRYEWVG from the coding sequence ATGACCTTAACCGACATACGGGACTATCTCCGGCAGGAGCGGAGCGCGTCGCTCAAAGAGATTTCGAGCCACTTCAAGGCCGATGCTTCGCTGGTCGAGTCGATGCTCGATCAGTGGATTCTCAAGGGGCGCGTGGTGGCCAGGCGTAGCGACGCCAGCGGGTCGGCCTGTTGCGGCAAGTGCGGCGGCGCGGGCCATGTCCGGTACGAGTGGGTCGGCTGA
- the feoB gene encoding Fe(2+) transporter permease subunit FeoB, translating to METTVRETGIRPPAQASPPERVVAVVGNPNCGKTTLFNALTGLNQRVGNWPGVTVEKKSGRFRYEGQEYELIDLPGIYSLSSLSQDEEVARNYILSDEAGLYVNIVDASNPDRNLYLTSRLLEMGVPVVVALNMIDSAQERGISVDPARLSSLLGCPVIPMVASRGEGIGELKAAIAKGFTTGGASAPGSKVSFPVELDEAIRRVAESTGSHARKLGYDPAWLALKLLENDHKLEEGLDVAARLTLEKERDRAAEALGDDPDIVIADAHYRLVSNLSAAAITRKESTGKSLSDKIDSLVLNRFLGIPLFLGVMYLMFLFTINLGGAFIDFFDIAAGALFVDGFGLLLQTVGSPEWLTVLLASGVGGALQTMATFIPPIGFMFIFLSILEDSGYMARAAYVMDRGMRAVGLPGKAFIPLLVGFGCNVPAIMSARTMSDERDRIMTVMMTPFMSCGARMPVYALFAAAFFPTGGQNLVFLLYLMGIAVAIMTGFILKKTLLKGEPSPFIMEMPPYHLPTLRGVALRVGDRLGSFLVKAGKVLVPVIVVLGFMNSIGTDGSFGNEENENSVLAATGKALVPVFKPLGLREENWPAAVGLFTGIFAKEAVVGTLDNLYAAMDAKAAADEGGEEPFSLAASLGEAFATIPANLAGIAGSLLDPLGLSVGDVSDQAAVAGKQGVGASIFGSMVTLFDGTAGAFAYLVFILLYFPCVAAIAAVYRETNLAWTLFAGAWTTGLAYVFAVLSYQIGTWGAHPGASAAWIAAMLLVLAAAVTLMRLAGSGAFAKKGRA from the coding sequence ATGGAGACGACAGTACGCGAGACCGGCATCAGGCCACCGGCCCAAGCGTCGCCGCCGGAGCGCGTCGTGGCTGTGGTGGGCAATCCCAACTGCGGCAAGACGACGCTCTTCAACGCCCTGACCGGGCTGAACCAGCGGGTTGGCAACTGGCCCGGCGTGACGGTCGAAAAAAAGAGCGGGCGCTTCAGGTACGAGGGGCAGGAGTACGAGCTTATCGATCTGCCGGGTATCTACTCGCTCTCCTCGCTTTCGCAGGACGAGGAGGTGGCGCGGAACTACATCCTCTCCGACGAGGCGGGATTGTACGTCAACATCGTCGATGCCTCCAACCCTGACCGCAACCTCTACCTGACCAGCCGCCTTCTGGAGATGGGCGTGCCGGTGGTGGTGGCGCTCAACATGATCGACTCGGCCCAGGAGCGCGGCATTTCGGTCGATCCGGCGCGGCTCTCCTCGCTTCTCGGCTGCCCGGTCATTCCGATGGTGGCGTCGCGCGGCGAGGGGATCGGGGAGCTGAAGGCGGCGATTGCGAAAGGATTTACGACCGGCGGGGCCTCTGCGCCCGGCTCGAAGGTGAGCTTTCCGGTGGAGCTTGACGAGGCGATCCGCAGGGTCGCCGAATCAACCGGAAGCCACGCTCGCAAGCTCGGCTACGATCCGGCGTGGCTCGCCCTGAAGCTGCTCGAAAACGACCACAAGCTCGAAGAGGGACTGGACGTCGCGGCCCGCTTGACGCTCGAAAAGGAGCGCGACCGCGCCGCCGAGGCGCTTGGCGACGACCCCGACATCGTCATCGCCGATGCGCACTACCGGCTCGTCTCGAATCTGTCGGCGGCGGCGATCACGCGCAAGGAGAGTACCGGGAAATCGCTCTCCGACAAAATCGACTCGCTCGTGCTGAACCGTTTTCTCGGCATTCCGCTCTTTCTCGGCGTGATGTACCTGATGTTCCTCTTCACGATCAACCTCGGCGGCGCGTTCATCGACTTTTTCGACATCGCCGCCGGAGCCCTCTTCGTCGATGGATTCGGGCTGCTGCTCCAGACCGTCGGTTCGCCCGAATGGCTCACGGTGCTGCTCGCAAGTGGCGTTGGCGGCGCGTTGCAGACGATGGCCACCTTCATTCCGCCCATCGGCTTCATGTTCATTTTCCTGTCGATCCTCGAAGACTCCGGCTACATGGCCCGCGCGGCCTACGTGATGGATCGCGGGATGCGGGCCGTCGGCCTGCCCGGCAAGGCGTTCATTCCGCTGCTCGTCGGCTTTGGCTGCAACGTTCCGGCGATCATGTCAGCCCGCACGATGAGCGACGAGCGCGACCGCATCATGACGGTGATGATGACCCCCTTCATGTCGTGCGGCGCAAGGATGCCGGTCTATGCGCTTTTCGCGGCGGCCTTTTTCCCGACCGGAGGGCAGAACCTCGTCTTCCTGCTCTACCTGATGGGCATCGCCGTGGCGATCATGACCGGCTTCATCCTGAAAAAGACGCTCCTCAAGGGCGAGCCGTCCCCCTTCATCATGGAGATGCCGCCCTACCATCTGCCGACGCTCCGGGGCGTGGCGCTCAGGGTCGGCGACCGGCTCGGCTCGTTCCTCGTCAAGGCGGGCAAGGTGCTGGTGCCGGTGATCGTGGTGCTCGGCTTCATGAACTCCATCGGCACCGACGGCAGCTTCGGCAACGAGGAGAACGAGAATTCGGTGCTCGCCGCCACCGGCAAGGCGCTGGTTCCGGTGTTCAAGCCGCTCGGCCTCCGGGAGGAGAACTGGCCCGCCGCTGTCGGTCTCTTCACCGGTATCTTCGCCAAGGAGGCGGTGGTCGGCACACTCGACAACCTCTATGCGGCGATGGACGCGAAGGCCGCGGCTGACGAGGGCGGCGAGGAGCCGTTCAGCCTCGCGGCGAGCCTCGGCGAAGCGTTCGCTACGATTCCGGCGAACCTTGCGGGCATCGCCGGGTCGCTCCTCGATCCGCTCGGCCTCAGCGTCGGCGACGTGAGCGACCAGGCGGCGGTGGCCGGAAAGCAGGGTGTCGGCGCGTCGATCTTCGGCTCGATGGTCACGCTCTTCGACGGCACGGCGGGCGCGTTCGCCTACCTGGTGTTCATCCTGCTCTACTTCCCGTGCGTGGCGGCCATCGCGGCGGTCTATCGCGAAACCAACCTCGCCTGGACGCTCTTCGCCGGAGCGTGGACGACAGGTCTGGCGTACGTCTTCGCCGTGCTCAGCTACCAGATCGGCACGTGGGGCGCACATCCCGGCGCATCCGCCGCCTGGATCGCCGCGATGCTGCTGGTGCTCGCCGCTGCCGTGACGCTCATGCGCCTGGCTGGTAGCGGCGCGTTTGCGAAAAAAGGGAGGGCGTGA
- a CDS encoding FeoA family protein: MKLSELKKGQSARIVAMPSSGGLRKRLAEMGMLVGEVVRVEGVAPLGDPVELLVRRYRLTLRKSEIGNITVEEVQ; this comes from the coding sequence ATGAAGTTGTCGGAACTGAAAAAGGGGCAATCCGCGCGGATTGTTGCCATGCCCTCGTCGGGCGGCCTGCGGAAGCGGCTTGCCGAGATGGGAATGCTCGTCGGCGAGGTGGTCAGGGTCGAAGGTGTCGCGCCGCTGGGTGATCCGGTTGAGCTGCTGGTTCGCCGCTACCGGCTCACGCTGCGCAAGTCGGAGATCGGGAACATTACGGTCGAGGAGGTGCAGTGA